TTGCTGACGCTGTCACTGTTTGCGCCATCCTATGGGGCCGAGCTTGGCTTTGGCGGGGGCTGGGTGCTCTATCCGCCGCTGTCGACCTCGACTGCCGGCCCGGCCATGGACCTGCTGATCGTCTCTCTGCACCTTGCCGGTGCGAGCTCGATCCTTGGCGCCATCAACTTCATCACCACGATCTTCAACATGCGTGCGCCTGGCATGACGCTGCACAAGATGCCGCTCTTTGCCTGGTCGGTGCTGGTCACAGCCTTCCTGCTGGTTCTGTCTCTGCCTGTTCTTGCCGGGGCCATCACCATGCTCCTGACCGACCGCATGTTCGACACGGCATTCTTTGATGCCGCCCGCGGCGGTGATCCGATCCTTTACCAGCACCTTTTCTGGTTCTTCGGTCACCCTGAGGTGTACATCCTGATCCTGCCGGCCTTCGGCATCATCAGCCACATCGTGTCGACCTTCTCGCGCAAGCCGGTCTTCGGTTATCTGGGTATGGCCTACGCCATGGTCGCGATCGGGTTCGTCGGCTTCATCGTGTGGGCACACCACATGTATACGGTGGGTCTGTCGCTTGAGATGAAAGCCTACTTCGTGGCGGCGACCATGGTCATCGCCGTACCGACCGGGGTGAAGATCTTCTCGTGGATCGCCACCATGTGGGGTGGGTCGATCCAGCTGCGTACGCCCATGATTTGGGCCATCGGCTTCATCTTCCTCTTCACCGTCGGTGGTGTGACGGGCGTGCTGCTCGCGAACGCCGGTATCGACCACTATATGCACGACACCTACTACGTGGTTGCGCACTTCCACTACGTGCTGTCGCTCGGCGCCGTATTCGGGATCTTTGCGGCCTGGTATTACTGGCACGAGAAGATGTTCGGCCGGTCCTATAACGAGCTGCTGGCCAACCTGCACTTTGCAGTGATGTTCATCGGCGTGAACCTGATCTTCTTCCCGCAGCACTTCCTTGGTCTGCAGGGCATGCCACGTCGGTACATCGACTATCCAGAGGGCTTTGCGTTCTGGAACCACGTGTCCTCAATCGGTTACGTGATCATGGCCGGTTCGCTGATCATCTGGTTGATCGTTGAGTTCGATGCCTTCTTCCTTCGCCGGAAGAAAGCCGTCGACAACCCATGGGGTGAGGGCGCGACGACACTGGAATGGACGCTGCCTTCGCCGCCTCCATATCACCAGTTCAACGAGCTGCCGAAAATCAAATGAGCGCTCCGCACACAGAGCCATTAGAAGAGGGGGGCGCCGCGGCGCCCCTTTCGCGTGAAAAGAATGGCGCGATGTCCCTTGCGGGCCCGCGCGACTATTTCTCCCTGCTCAAACCCCGGGTGATGAGCCTCGTGATTTTCACGGCGCTGGTCGGCATGGTCGCCGCACCGGGGCCCATCACCAACTGGCCGTTGGCCCTTTTGTCCCTCTTTGCCATTGCGGTGGGGGCAGGGGCGTCAGGCGCGCTGAATATGTGGTGGGATCGCGATATTGACGCCATCATGACACGGACGAAAAAGCGGCCGATTCCGGCAGGTCTCGTCCCGTCGGCAGAGGCTTTTGCGTTTGGCAGCGTCATGTCGCTGCTCGCGGTCTGGCTGCTGGCGCTGACGTCGGGTTATGTTGCGGCCGGTCTTCTCGCCTTCACGATCTTCTTTTACGTCGTCATCTATTCCATGGGGCTGAAACGCTCGACGCCCCAGAATATCGTTATTGGCGGGGCTGCCGGTGCGTTGCCCCCGGTCGTGGGCTGGGCCGCCATTACGGGCACAGCGCCGTTCGAGGCATGGCTTCTCTTTCTCATCATCTTCATGTGGACGCCGCCGCATTTCTGGGCCCTCGCCCTGTTGAAATCCGGGGATTATGAAGCAGCCGGCATTCCGATGATGCCCAATGTGAAGGGCGCAGCGCACACCAGACATCTGATCTGGGTCTATTCCCTGATCCTGGTGCCCCTGGCGATCGTGCCGGTAGTCCTGCCGATGGCCAGCTGGCTATACGGCCTCGTGGCGGCGGTCGGTGGCGGCGTCTTCTTGTGGCGCGCGTGGCTTGTGCGATCCAAGGGCCGCGACGAAGACGCGCGGCGACTTTTCGCATTCTCGATCCTATACCTCTTTTCACTATATCTGGCCTTGTTGGCGGAGCATTGGGTGGGCCTTCATGGCTGAACACGATAAAGACGATCACTACCAAGTCCCGGGCGAGGGTGTGCCGACAGGCGAGAGCTATGAGATGACGCCCGAGGAAAAAAAGGCCCGTGCCCGGCGTAATATCGCGATCGCGGTCGGTGTCCTTGCCTTTGTGGTGATTGTCTACTCGACGACCTTGCTTCGCATGACACAGAATATGGGAGGAGCCGCTGGCTGATGGGTGATCGGAATTCCAGAACTGCACTTGTGATTGTCGGCGTTGTCGCCTGCATGGTTGGACTGTCCTATGCGGCCGTGCCGCTCTACAAGACATTCTGCCAGATCACCGGCTGGGGCGGCACGACACAGCGGGCCGTCGCCGTGTCGGAAGACGTTCTGGAGCGCAAGATCACCGTCCGCTTTGACGGCTCAATCTCGAACAACATACCGTGGACGTTCAAGCCGTCGCAGGTCTCCCAGACCATGCATGTGGGCGAGACCGGGCTTGCTTTTTATACGGCCGCCAACAACGCCGACTATCCGGTGATCGGGACGGCAAGTTTCAACGTGCAGCCCGCCAAAGCCGGTGAGTATTTCATGAAGGTGGAATGCTTCTGCTTCACCGAACAATTGCTTGAGCCCGGCGAGAGTGTTCAGATGCCTGTGACCTATTTCATCGATCCTGCGATGGACAAGGACAAGCAGATGGATGACGTGCGCGAAATTACCCTCAGCTACACGTTCTATCGCAATGAAGTGGCTGAAAAGAAGATGGCCGCCCAAGCCGCGGCAAAAGTCGAAACCGTCGCCAACTGACGATCAGTTGGCAATGGCTTCGGCCGTGTCCCGAATTTTTGCAATCATGCTGACCACGCCATTGGCCCGCTGCGGCGTAATGTGATCGTTGAGATCCAGCGCCTTGAGCTTGGCCTCCGCATCAATGCCGAGGATTTCGCCGGGCGTCTTACCGGAATAGAGCGACAGGATCAGCCCCACCAGCCCCTTCACAATAGCCGCATCGCTGTCCCCGCGCAGCACCAGCGCATCTCCGTCACGCTCGATGACCAGCCACACCTGACTGGCGCAGCCGCGTACGCGATTGGTTTCATTGCGTTCTGTGTCGCTGAGGGGTGCCAATTGCCCGCCCAGATCGATGAGGTAGCGATACCGCTCGTCCCAGTCATCGATGAAGGCGAAATCGGCGGCAATGTCGTCAAAGGCTGGCTGTGTCATACCCCTGACATAGAGAAGGGGCGCCTTCGATAAAAGACGCCCCCACCGTAATTTATACGCCCGATGATCAGCCGCCAGACCCGGCGCCGGCGGGCCAGCCCACGCATTGGGAAATGTCCTGAAGACCATGGGTGCCGATGCAGAACGCTTCCTCATAGGGGGTCCGCGTGGCGGCAATGCACTGGTCAAGGTTCAGCTTGGCGTTCACGAAACACTTCGACTGGGTCTTGGAAATGGCATAGCCGTTCAGCTGCCCTTCGGTCAGATCACCGACCGCATATCGCGCGCCGAGCAGGAGGGCGCGGGTCATTGTCGCACCGGAATGCTCGTCGGGCACCGCAACGGCGTCGAGATTGGACCAGACATCGGACCAGGTCGGGTCGGACACCAGATTGGGCCGGGTCGTACCGGATTTCGACAGGATCACGGGGCGGGGCGGCAGCAGGGGCCAGGCGCGACTATCAGCCCAGGTCACAGCACCGCGCACCCGGCTCATGCCGTCCTGCGCCAGCTTCTTGCGGGCCCAGGCCTGTTCCTGCAGCACATACGCTTCCTGGATATAGAGCTCTCCCAGCGCGCCGATTCGCGTTGCATCGCGGGCGGTCATGGCCATGATCGCGTTGATCGCCTCATCGGCGCCTTCAAGGTCGCGTACCGTCGCGGGATTGTCGCGCAGCTGGATCAGAAACTCTTCGCGGTTCTTGTCCCGGCG
This genomic stretch from Parvularcula sp. LCG005 harbors:
- a CDS encoding SufE family protein, whose protein sequence is MTQPAFDDIAADFAFIDDWDERYRYLIDLGGQLAPLSDTERNETNRVRGCASQVWLVIERDGDALVLRGDSDAAIVKGLVGLILSLYSGKTPGEILGIDAEAKLKALDLNDHITPQRANGVVSMIAKIRDTAEAIAN
- a CDS encoding heme o synthase: MSLAGPRDYFSLLKPRVMSLVIFTALVGMVAAPGPITNWPLALLSLFAIAVGAGASGALNMWWDRDIDAIMTRTKKRPIPAGLVPSAEAFAFGSVMSLLAVWLLALTSGYVAAGLLAFTIFFYVVIYSMGLKRSTPQNIVIGGAAGALPPVVGWAAITGTAPFEAWLLFLIIFMWTPPHFWALALLKSGDYEAAGIPMMPNVKGAAHTRHLIWVYSLILVPLAIVPVVLPMASWLYGLVAAVGGGVFLWRAWLVRSKGRDEDARRLFAFSILYLFSLYLALLAEHWVGLHG
- a CDS encoding cytochrome c oxidase assembly protein is translated as MGDRNSRTALVIVGVVACMVGLSYAAVPLYKTFCQITGWGGTTQRAVAVSEDVLERKITVRFDGSISNNIPWTFKPSQVSQTMHVGETGLAFYTAANNADYPVIGTASFNVQPAKAGEYFMKVECFCFTEQLLEPGESVQMPVTYFIDPAMDKDKQMDDVREITLSYTFYRNEVAEKKMAAQAAAKVETVAN
- a CDS encoding protoheme IX farnesyltransferase, which translates into the protein MAEHDKDDHYQVPGEGVPTGESYEMTPEEKKARARRNIAIAVGVLAFVVIVYSTTLLRMTQNMGGAAG
- the ctaD gene encoding cytochrome c oxidase subunit I: MTHDSTSAAPAHDHGHDDHDHKPSFFVRWFFSTNHKDIGILYLIFAIFAGIFGGALSGLIRAELAEPGISIEGAAGASTDGGGFLIHMTSKTKMVEPVDGACPSGGVARGDMCEVPRTMSERETSAKNFYNVIITYHGLIMIFFLVMPALIGGFGNFFVPIMIGAPDMAFPRMNNISFWLYVASGALLTLSLFAPSYGAELGFGGGWVLYPPLSTSTAGPAMDLLIVSLHLAGASSILGAINFITTIFNMRAPGMTLHKMPLFAWSVLVTAFLLVLSLPVLAGAITMLLTDRMFDTAFFDAARGGDPILYQHLFWFFGHPEVYILILPAFGIISHIVSTFSRKPVFGYLGMAYAMVAIGFVGFIVWAHHMYTVGLSLEMKAYFVAATMVIAVPTGVKIFSWIATMWGGSIQLRTPMIWAIGFIFLFTVGGVTGVLLANAGIDHYMHDTYYVVAHFHYVLSLGAVFGIFAAWYYWHEKMFGRSYNELLANLHFAVMFIGVNLIFFPQHFLGLQGMPRRYIDYPEGFAFWNHVSSIGYVIMAGSLIIWLIVEFDAFFLRRKKAVDNPWGEGATTLEWTLPSPPPYHQFNELPKIK